accaggaaagaaagagcgatatcggaacgcgcgtctcatttttcatgttattgtagccgtggttgtaggtgactgagtagccttatcaatatacagattaaactttttttcgagtcggccggcaacgtctgtcgtccacaaaaccgaataatcctttggtaaaatgaagtgaaagtacagaatttaatgtattaaacagttgcaagcatgatacccatatttcgtacttgttggttccaaatgttcttgctgttcagattggtttaccgtagggcatttatttttgcagtagtgaagcggtgcgtcacgttcgtggagaaaaataatgcatcagttctaatagcttcatgactttcatgcatttgcttgagtaactagcagtgtgatcacttctagagcataaatgaacccacaaatgttctcatttgtgatcttaatagtacttgcgctgttgacatgcattgtagttaggcagacatcaattttatgggcaatagcaatatttatttaacatgctgcttaagcaccctagaatagacagtgtacatttgcatgtgttctgtagtcgcaaatcattacaacatatatgtcacacctttttgcatttcatattgcaaaactttgctttttcaatttctgattcagtcaaaatttctgttccagacatgcagtaatgaggacggcaccagtataaagcaacacactccacgcactaaacagaagctgctgcctgctacgacaaggtcattgtgtggacattggctactactacaaggtaaacaacatatggttcagaaataaatatgtttgatctatgctgtattggcttgccgtttgcagcagatatgaatgtttgttcatatatatggttcagtataattggttcgaacatataaaacccacataaatttggctaatctgtgctatatctcacgtgtcaccgttttgccccaacagagtctatgccaagcacatcttggtcatcacaggagctcctatctgcaccaacaggaaggggctggagccgaatttgcaaggcttttacaccaagaacaaagaagcacatgcacaagaatatggatgagatatcaagtctgcaaaggactgtgttaagactgcaaagagcttcagccaccattccaccagcacggacatttggctgagtcatccaagtaactcaaaaaggactttctagaaattcttcgtcttcagatgcacctgcaacatctgaccaagcacggacgacgctggccaaaagattgagtttcatcagttcgtccttaatcagcttccaagccatgttaattccgtttgtgcgaagtgtaatttttcttctataaatgcaagctttctcattgcccatttttgttagaggttattcatcctcatccaaatataaaggtcaacctttatatttggatatttcgctgatacttaataccagtcactgtctagcagcctaacatatctgtagcagtatcttctagtgtatgttgtcatgcgcaattactctcctgaaatagctgatgcagcatcggcatgcgtcttgcattaacctatgcacatgtgctatgcaccattttacttttcttggtgtttttagccttcaatgcttgcagagcagagtggcttctctcttgaatgcaagctttctcattttccatattcctagtctcgttgatgattgctcctcttccttgatagcctgggtctttgtgcaagctacagtgaagtgattgattgcagaatctggttttgctgccacacttggttgtggtaactgtgttacagatgtgggggcctggtcagttgcattggtaagcagtccctcgaggtaagcatttgctcctgcagtccgcaaagcgacatagactcccagtatacacacaccgtaactggtgcgccccgttcgttctggcctgctgcagccatgggcaaattgtgcttgtggcctacctcggccatgatttgctcaaaacggagaccagcatatgtgcttacatggttcgaagtgtatgaagttgatagccgtatgggtggaaaggcccgcaagaatggctgccgaaggtgatgcccacaaaagcgacttgtccacattgcgacaaagtgggacacaaagtgtgagccacacatagcggcccccgaaagaaaataaatgtgcaggttggaaaggagttaacgctaaaatgccgggtagtccatgttgctgtgttggttgcggcagcagatgcctgcgtcacctgattgcttcgcaatggaagttgctcatcttcaacggcaactgttggttcaaacaggtgcaaggctctgtccaatctgtttgtaccgcaggttgtcgctcgttaccagaccaccacatgtgacaaaggcaagcattatgcctgtaagatggtacgtagccaatgtataatgtattgtcaacctcaagcggtgactgattgccgtttaattttgctgttatgtcacttggttacggtcgcagttttatgtttttcgaatattgctgcctggtcggttgcactgggaagcagcctctcgaagtaagaatttgatcctgcagtctgcacagcgacatagactcccaatttacgcacaccgtgattcgtgctccccgttcaccctttcctgctgcagccatgggcaaattgtgcctctggcctttctcggccgcgattaggcatgaacggagaccagcataagtgcttacatggtcggacgtgtatgaagttgggtggaaaggcccgcaaaagtggccgatgaaggtgatgcccacgaaagcgacttgtccatattgagacaatgtgggacaccaagtgtgagccacacattagcggcctccaaaagaaaagaaacatgcaggctggaaaggagtcaatgctaaaatgatgggtagtccatgtcgctgtgtaggctgcggcagcagatgcctgcgtcacccgactgctttgcactgcaagttgctcatctttaacagcgactgtcgccgcaaacaggtgggacactctgtccaatctgtttctgctgctggttgttgctcgttagtagaccaccacgtgcgacgaagtcgggcactacgcctgtaggtaggcagctcaatgtaccctaagagacccgtgtatgtgaatgctcactgttgccatatggttcgtcgccaatgtatgatgtattgtctgaacctcatgcggtgactgattgctgtttaattttgctgttatgtcacttgattatggtcgcagtgttatgtttttcgaatattgcggcctggtcggttgaactgggaagcagcctctcgaagtaagaatttgatcctgcagtctgcacagcgacatagactcccaatttacgcacaccgtgattcgtgctccccattcaccctttcctgctgcagccatgggcaaattgtgcctctggcctttctcggccgcgattaggcatgaacggagaccagcataagtgcttacatggtcggacctgtatgaagttgggtggaaaggcccgcaaaagtggctgatgaaggtgatgcccacgaaagcgacttgtccatattgagacaatgtgggacaccaagtgtgagccacacattagcggcctccaaaagaaaagaaacatgcaggctggaaaggagtcaatgctaaaatgatgggtagtccatgtcgctgtgtaggctgcggcagcagatgcctgcgtcacccgactgctttgcactgcaagttgctcatctttaacagcgactgtcgccgcaaacaggtgggacactctgtccaatctgtttctgctgctggttgttgctcgttagtagaccaccacgtgcgacgaagtcgggcactacgcctgtaggtaggcagctcaatgtaccctaagagacccgtgtatgtgaatgctcactgttgccatatggttcgtcgccaatgtatgatgtattgtctgaacctcatgcggtgactgattgctgtttaattttgctgttatgtcacttgattatggtcgcagtgttatgtttttcgaatattgcggcctggtcggttgaactgggaagcagcctctcgaagtaagaatttgatcctgcagtctgcacagcgacatagactcccaatttacgcataccgtgattcgtgctccccattcaccctttcctgctgcagccatgggcaaattgtgcctctggcctttctcggccgcgatgaGGCATGAacagagaccagcataagtgcttacatggtcggacctgtatgaagttgggtggaaaggcccgcaaaagtggctgatgaaggtgatgcccacgaaagcgacttgtccatattgagacaatgtgggacaccaagtgtgagccacacattagcggcctccaaaagaaagaaacatgcaggctggaaaggtgtcaatgctaaaatgatgggtagtccatgtcactgtgtaggctgcggcagcagatgcctgcgtcacccgactgctttgcactgcaaattgctcatctttaacagcgactgtcggcgcaaacaggtgggacactctgtccaatctgtttctgctgctggttgttgctcgttagtagaccaccacgtgcgacgaagtcgggcactacgcctgtaggtaggcagctcaatgtaccctaagagacccgtgtatgtgaatgctcactgttgccatatagttcgtcgccaatgtataacgtattgtctgaacctcatgcggtgactgattgctgtttaattttgctgttatgtcacttggttatggtcgcagtgttatgtttttagaatattgcggcctggtcggttgcactgggaagcagtctctcgaagtaagcattcgctcctgcagcctgcacagcgacatagactcccaattttcatgcaccgtgattcgtgctccccgttcgcgctttcttgctgcagcaatgggcatattgtgcctctggcctttctcggccgcgattaggcatgaacggagaccagcatacgtgcttacatagtccgatgcgcatgaagttgatagctacatgggtggaaaggcccgcaaaagtagctgatggaggcgatgcccacgaaagcgacttgtccatagcgagacaatgtgagacaccaagtgtgagccacacattagcggcccccgaaagaaaagaaacgtgcaggttggaaaggagtgaacggctaaaatctggggtagcccatgtcgctgtgtaggctgcggcagcagatgcctgcgtctcccgattgcttcgcaatgcaatttgggcatttttaacggcgactgtcgctgcaaataagtggcacactctgtccaatatgtttccgctgctggttcttgctcgttaacctgaccaccacgtgcgacgacgacggtgagccgtttacgagctcgcgtcaatgattccagcgtatctcgacatgcaaattttatttctgctattgcacgaggatgtacactgcttgtcttctgccaataaagtcgcgcgttctgttcactcacttgtggcttgtttgtatgggcgtcagtagaggctcttggcaattagaacgcaccagctaagcggcagcgaaggcattgaggcatgccgcatagcctgcagggcaagcacggcacgtaccagcgtacgcgaccggcaaaaaacggccatattgaattttgcgctaaaaaaaaaaagtttgcacttccgcttccggattgagcaacgtcatctggcgtccccgaaagttagttccatgcgctgccgctgcttattttcgaaccactgccaaaggtacagttccccttctctaaagttgttctttattctatgggtgaacgcagacactttcgtcacagaacacctatacaaactgtGTTGGTGGTCGGTGGTCGTAGTCCCGGTGGTCGTAGTTACCGTGGTTTTCGCATTGCTTGGGTCGTGGCAAGTTTGGGGGACTTCACGGGGCTTTCACTCGAGGTGGTGAAACAAGTGTCGAATTTGTGCAATCATGAGCGGCATGGCGAACGGTCAAACTGAGCCGTGCACTTTAGGTACTGCTGCATCCTCGTCGTTGTTCGCCGTTTCCGGGTGGGCATACGCGGGTGTCAACCACAGCTTGGCAGGCAACGGCGGGCCCGAGTGCGCCCAATTCGTATCCATCCGGAGGCGCCTCTGGGAAACGCTGCTGGCTGTGCTCTGGGCTACGGCACTAGCGCTGTGGAGCTGGCGGCGTCTGCAGGTGGGTCGGTTTGTTGGCAAATGAACTGTTGGCCCATCGACCAAGCCAGGATCAGCGCACCTATGATGGATCAAAGTCGATAATACGATTCCATTCCGAGTGCGTTCGTTTTCGCGCATTGGCGCGGCCGACTGCGTTGTCACCACAGTCGGCCAGTCGAAAACTGTGTATGAGAGTTATTATTCCTCATATAAACTACTTCCTCCTCGATAGCAGTGATCACGCGCTGAAAGAATGGGAAATTTCTACAAGTGGTAGCGCCACAAAACAGGTGTCCATGACTGATTTCTTTAATTTGTTCATTTATGTCACGCATGCTGCACATATAAAAAGCCGTAATGGCCGGGATAAAGAGTTCGGCATCTGCATAGAACGATCGAATGTTTTGTCTCTTTCGTTAAAGAACTACTTCCTACTGCACATTTTCCTCtgcttgctctttctttcctcattGGGCTCAAAAGTTGATCGCTTGCGGAGATGGCCGTCATCAGGCGCTGGAACACCGTACGAAATCATGATCCGTctatttttttaatgttcacGGCAGGACCAAGCCCAGCGATCTCCTATTACTGCACCTGTCTCGCATCAGCTGACTCCATACGATGCCTGCAAATTTAATCGCACCATGTCTGCCTGCCAAACTCGATTCCATCTCTTAATCTCAACCTGAATATCAATGCAGCTACTCATGTTTGCTCACACTGGCTGTATTCCTCTTAAGATTATGCCTATCATTTTCCATTACATTGTTTGTTGCACGGTTCATAGCTTTCTCTCAAGCCTTTTTTGTTATCTTCCTAATCTTGTCCTTCCTTATCTTCCCCATAAATAAGGTTTTGTATTTTTGATATTATACTTCAAGTTTATTAGAGATCTCTTTTAAGGCACAATAAAATTCGATGATTCTCGACTTTTTGACTGTTATTTGCCTTTCAGCTTCCCCATACCTCAAAAATACCCTTGATTGGAAAGAGGAAAAGGCAGTACATCCACATAAACctttctgtctctttttttttttacatttacagTCAACAGTTACAGTATCGGGGTTTATTACCATCGTAACTTACCATAATATGCACATGCACATTTACAGATGTTGGAGCCTTTCATTGTGCTGCACTCTTTCTGCTTTACAAAACTTAACACCAACATTACCCTTTCAACATTCGCACTGGATATATCAAAAGCCAGTAGATCCTGCCCAGTGTATGAGAGGATGAGAAAACTAGGGGCTCAAGGATTTCTCTAATAGTGTGCACCTGATACAGTCGAACCTGGATATATTGAATGTGAAGGGGATCAAAATAAAGTTCAATATATAGGTTAATTtgcatcgctacaatatataaaataaaaattttgtacAATTTCCAAGGGGCTTTTACAGCTGTTTGACACGCACAATAACTTGTTATATGTGGGTTCAATATATCCAGGTTCGACTGCATTCTGCAAACTCCCTAGCAATGAAGGTACGCATACCGCAGTGGTAGAATGACAGAGAACAACGGCTCATAAGTGTTGAATGTGCATTTTTGCCTTCATCTTTGGTTTCATTAtttataataataaaataataataatgacagtTAGAGCGCGGTACTAGTAGAGTGACTTTATTGTGTACCTCAAGTCATGTGAAGTGTTCCGCTGCATGGTAAAGCTCCACTTTTCTTCAACAGCATCTCCCAATGACCTCACAGAGCTCCTCGCCCAAGATGTCAAGCATGCAGTCTGTGCCCTTTGTAAAGTTTGTCAAAGATACACCATTGCATTGACTTCGCATCAACTGTAGGCATTCGGCAAGAAGACAGTGAAAGTAATGTAAATATGTAGCCTGAGCTTCTAGTTCCGTACTTGTGGAGAGCGGATTGTTTCTATATTTTTTTGTAGGGACTCAACCTGATCAGCAAGTTCTTTGGGGAGTTTGCTGTCACAACAAATGCCTTGAGCTTTTCACTCATTCCTGCAAGTGTTGTTACTGTGCCATATTGTGGTCACAGCTGAGGGCCCTAATAATCTGGTGGTTTTCGGATGAATCCAAGTTGTCTTTTTACAAGGAAGTGTTTTTCGGATCTCGTAGGAGTAATTGAAAACCCGGAACCATACCTAAAAGTTAGTACTATGCGATGGGTGTGCACTCTTCTTTTCAAGGATAAACTGCCAATGCCTGCCATATGTGCTTCACCAATGTTTATTTGTACATTTCCAAAGTGGCTCGCTGTTTTCCAAGGATAGTGCACTTAAAAAGTACCATATTTACTAATGTAATGCCCGTCCTTGTGCAACACCAGTGCTCCTACTTTGGAGGGCAAAAGTGTGGGAAATAAACTcagagcccttccactctgtgaagatgaaaGGCTAGCGAAGCTGTATTGCTTGATAGCTATATTCAGTTCTATATGATGGTTATGCTATATTGGTTGAATAAAGGCATAAactcaacccgccgtggtttcttagtggctatggtgttgggttgctaagcacaaggtcgcaggattgaaccccggccacggtggccgcatttcgatgggggcgaaatgcaagaacacctgtgtacttagatttaggtgcacgttaaacaaccacaggtggtccaaatttttggagttCCCCACtaggcgtgcctcatcatcagaaagtgtTTTCGGCatgtaagaccccataatttttcAAAGGCACAAACTCGTGTAACTATGTTGTTTGTttcatccttttcttttttaaataaattttttgtttattaaaaaaattctgattgcctaaatttttaatttttctttttagtaataataataataataatattttctttttacatATACACTGATGTTTTGACATGGATCGTCATAGACTAGCGTTTCGCCAACAGCGTTCATCGCTCTGGCGTATTGTTTTAGAGCGAGAGCTCTACTCCTCAAGGTACAACTCCCACGGCCAGTCTCGACGTGCGTTTGACCTTCAGTCACCGGCTCGCAAATGTGAAggtgtgacgtcgcatcacgtgttCCGCTACACAGAGGCGATGCAGCAGCGCTTGCTCATGCCTTGCTGCtgtgtaccacgtgactaggttatttgtcaacatctcggacaaatttttttccagatcctagccatagacagcttcgatgtaaaatgtctgttcttacccttgtgcctgggacctctttgggtcccacgtgtgacaagggtgCACACGGGAGAGCACGGAGCCAAAAAAACAGTCAGGTGAGCAGCTCAGCAAGCAAGGGGCATCTTTTCCATCCTGGTCCATGCGTTTGAGCATCCCCATCGAACATCAGCAGCTCTTGTGGAATGTTGGAGAAAGGCTAGCACGCATAAAGTTGATGTTGCAAGGTGCTGCAGTTTAAAGGCAGCTGTCGGCTTGGTTTTAAAACTCTTATTTAACATAGTTTCTCGGTAACTTTCACCAGCAATATTCTGTGGGTGATAACTTATTGTACAAAGTAATTGAACAGCAGTTGCTCAATTGTTGAAAGCTGGAAATTTTTTGTTGGTGATCTTTTAATGATGTTGAATGCACTGGAAATGTGTTGAACTAAATTTCCAACGAGCAGGATGAAAGGATTATATTCTTTCAAAACATTTACCATGAGCATGCGTACACTGTGGCAATATTTTTGAGAGCCTTTTCGATTTCGCCAGTATGGGCTGTGCATTTCTTATATGCATATGAATTTGAGCGTCAGCTGGCAAGATCTTACTCAGGTACAGCAATGCAAAGTTCactcaaatgttttttttatatcAGCGAATGATATACACGACTCAGTCTGCTGTGCTGTTTAAAGCTGTAGAAGTTTTTTGCTGCAGGTTTCAGGGATAGTTGCTGTATGACGACGGCATTGCCAAGCAGAAGGGATGTTCATGTGCAGGTGCCTCCAGCGCCAAAAGTTGTGCGCGAAGATCGTGGGGGCAAGCGGTGTCTGCTGGTGCTGCTCTGTTTGGTGTTTGGCATGGAACTTGGCTTCAAGTTTGCTTCACGCACCGTCATCTACATTCTCAACCcctgccacatcatcaccatgcTACAGGTGCAGAGCGCCTGCCACAAGCTCTTTGCTGCTGCACTGCTTCCTGTGGAGCTCACCTGCACTTGTTAAATCTGTGCTGCCTTTGCCATGGCTAATGCAAATATGGGAGAGCGTGGAGTCCATTGTGTAAGCACAGTGTCACCTGTAGGGTCTTTGAGGGAGTAGGCAATTCTTATACAAGGCTAGGTAAATTAAATACTACTGCTGAGTACACATTTTCCTTAATTCAGTGGCACCCACCAAGGTTGCTTAGTGcccatggtgttgcgctgctaagcacgaggtctgtATACTTAAAtataggtgtacgttaaagaactccaggtggtccaaatttccagagtcccccactatggcatgccgcataatcagattgtggttttggcacgtaaaaaaacaTAATTTTTTCTTATTCAGTCGCTGTGGTGTCCCAGTGCTTTAGCTCAAGTTTAAAGATTAAATTGCCAGCCATTTTCTGATGAGGGTGGAATGCAAGAAGAATGCTTTACGTGCACAATAACGATTCCTAGGTGGTAAAAATGTACTTGGAGCCCTCCACAACAGTGTGGTTTTGGAACATTAGACACAATCAGCGAAATGTTTTTCCCAGGCAAAATATTACATATAAAGACTTGAGAGCTGAAGTTCTTGAGTTTTGATTTCAGCCACTGTGTTATCTTTGTGCTCCCCCTGTTGTCAAGCTCTCACTCTGAATGCTGCTATACGAGTGGTGGAGAACCTACATTTCAGTGTTGCCTGTTTCAGATAGTAATGCTGGCGGCACCTCCCACGTCTTGCCTGCTGACGGTGCTGTTTCGAGTGCACATCCATTGGCTGAATGGTCCCCTGCTGGCACTTCTGTTTCCGGTGCTGAACACGCGGCTGCTTCCGCTGGAACAAGAGGTGTACTGGGTGCAGCATGGACTGATGCTGGCCGTGCCCTGCTACCTCATGCGGCTTGGCGGCGTGTTTAGCACCGAGCCCCTGACCGACCTCAGCTGGGGGCTGCTCAGCCTGGCGCTGCAGTACCTCTACCACTTCCTTGTCCTGCAAGCGCTG
This Dermacentor albipictus isolate Rhodes 1998 colony chromosome 1, USDA_Dalb.pri_finalv2, whole genome shotgun sequence DNA region includes the following protein-coding sequences:
- the LOC135921128 gene encoding transmembrane protein 164 isoform X1 codes for the protein MSGMANGQTEPCTLGTAASSSLFAVSGWAYAGVNHSLAGNGGPECAQFVSIRRRLWETLLAVLWATALALWSWRRLQVPPAPKVVREDRGGKRCLLVLLCLVFGMELGFKFASRTVIYILNPCHIITMLQIVMLAAPPTSCLLTVLFRVHIHWLNGPLLALLFPVLNTRLLPLEQEVYWVQHGLMLAVPCYLMRLGGVFSTEPLTDLSWGLLSLALQYLYHFLVLQALALVTEVNLNSMLCPAVSDPFYGPHYRLWALAHQFLLVLVAGKLYTTVCAWLLRVTRLRICCSTGQDHEHSS
- the LOC135921128 gene encoding transmembrane protein 164 isoform X2, encoding MSGMANGQTEPCTLGTAASSSLFAVSGWAYAGVNHSLAGNGGPECAQFVSIRRRLWETLLAVLWATALALWSWRRLQVPPAPKVVREDRGGKRCLLVLLCLVFGMELGFKFASRTVIYILNPCHIITMLQIVMLAAPPTSCLLTVLFRVHIHWLNGPLLALLFPVLNTRLLPLEQEVYWVQHGLMLAVPCYLMRLGGVFSTEPLTDLSWGLLSLALQYLYHFLVLQALALVRATQACCCGCSEASTNSAQLLRTMGEAAEKRRCIT
- the LOC135921128 gene encoding transmembrane protein 164 isoform X3, which gives rise to MSVLTLVPGTSLGPTCDKGAHGRARSQKNSQVPPAPKVVREDRGGKRCLLVLLCLVFGMELGFKFASRTVIYILNPCHIITMLQIVMLAAPPTSCLLTVLFRVHIHWLNGPLLALLFPVLNTRLLPLEQEVYWVQHGLMLAVPCYLMRLGGVFSTEPLTDLSWGLLSLALQYLYHFLVLQALALVTEVNLNSMLCPAVSDPFYGPHYRLWALAHQFLLVLVAGKLYTTVCAWLLRVTRLRICCSTGQDHEHSS